In one window of Schistosoma haematobium chromosome 5, whole genome shotgun sequence DNA:
- a CDS encoding hypothetical protein (EggNog:ENOG410VMRY), with the protein MRYFIRQMTNNNSYTNTEYSTWNPVIHIDKYRIIDDQQIPDYENIFMAAYLIGQEKYSDKLSSQSNYGLLDTTNDNSSNNKDSSNVDTLIGQFQSKSNNTNANNNNNNSDHLQLNNNSHLTLETIWERYLLLNNIRKRLLYKKQNMINQDNNFNESKLILYPTNKINNNDHNNETWKIDSLKKSKQSELIFNEISLDRYTQKCVEGLQRINLKCEKLEYMMKSMKDTLTLQMNAYQNHKKKLDNEIMKKCKNFPVKEFRDISKENTLSLDIAKQFTNSLKTIMGRKRYFQIIKTSHLENLYNQMNVSQCLAQTTFKQWKKLKEEKHKIQLHSECIRLNKPNKMHHNLWKYDIPDILKRIELDVNDFENAMKNIDKRLKIDSGNFKITDILEIFTGWYLDINLFIVLAALAERFDSLESILDNNVHKIGTQSLCLKIRKARELFILIGGLDRKRYFQLSYIFQPIIKLNSGKVTNDTTIINRDLSSMDSYHKPFGHIEMKDLMVFFHAANLSQIHVQQLITYLDNKNNGTIDFVTFLEYLPLFVESHQHIIYNPYLN; encoded by the exons ATGAGATATTTTATCAG ACAAATGACAAATAACAATTCATATACCAATACAGAATACTCTACATGGAATCCAGTAATCCATATTGATAAATATCGTATTATTGA TGATCAACAAATTCCAgattatgaaaatatattcaTGGCAGCTTATTTAATTGGACAAGAAAAGTATTCCGATAAATTATCATCTCAATCAAATTATGGATTATTAGatactactaatgataatagtagtaataataaggaTTCCTCTAATGTGGATACACTAATTGGACAATTTCAATCCAAGTCTAATAATACTaatgccaataataataataataatagtgatcatCTTCAACTAAACAATAATAGTCATTTGACCTTAGAAACTATTTGGGAACGATATTTATTACTTAATAATATCCGTAAACGTTTAttatataaaaaacaaaatatgatCAATCaagataataatttcaatgaatcaaaattaattttatatccaacaaataaaatcaataataatgatcataataatgaaaCATGGAAAATTGATTCATTAAAGAAATCTAAACAATCAGAACtgatatttaatgaaatatcatTGGATAGATATACACAGAAATGTGTTGAA GGGTTACAACGTATTAATTTAAAATGTGAAAAACTTGAATATATGATGAAATCAATGAAAGATACTCTTACCTTACAAATGAATGCTTATCAGAACCATAAAA AAAAACTTGacaatgaaattatgaaaaagTGTAAAAATTTTCCAGTGAAGGAGTTTAGagatatttcaaaagaaaatacATTATCT TTGGATATAGCAAAGCAATTCAcaaattcattgaaaacaatCATGGGACGTAAACGATATTTTCAA ATTATTAAAACTTCTCATTTGGAGAATCTTTACAACCAAATGAATGTAAGCCAATGTTTAGCTCAAACTACTTTCAAACAATGGAAAAAGcttaaagaagaaaaacataAAATACAACTACACTCAGAATGTATTCGTTTAAATAAGCCTAATAAAATGCATCATAACTTATGGAAATATGATATACCTGATATATTGAAG AGGATTGAACTTGACGTAAATGACTTTGAGAATGCTatgaaaaatattgataaaagaTTAAAAATTGATAGTGGAAATTTCAAAATAACAGAT ATTTTAGAAATATTTACCGGTTGGTATTTAgatatcaatttatttattgtattggCTGCTTTAGCTGAAAGATTTGACAGTTTAGA ATCCATTCTTGACAATAATGTGCATAAAATTGGTACACAGTCATTGTGTTTGAAAATAAGGAAAGCAAGA GAATTATTCATATTAATCGGTGGATTAGACAGAAAACGATATTTTCAACTATCTTATATTTTTCAACCAATTATCAAACTAAATAGTGGTAAAGTAACCAATGATACAACCATAATTAATAGGGATCTATCTTCAATGGATTCTTATCATAAACCATTCGGACATATTGAAATGAAAGATTTAATGGTCTTCTTTCATGCTGCTAATCTATCGCAAATTCATGTACAACAATTAATTACatatttagataataaaaacaatGGTACCATTGATTTTGTTACATTTTTAGAATATCTTCCTTTATTTGTTGAATCACATCAACACATTATATATAATccatatttaaattaa
- a CDS encoding hypothetical protein (EggNog:ENOG410VMRY), which yields MRYFIRQMTNNNSYTNTEYSTWNPVIHIDKYRIIDDQQIPDYENIFMAAYLIGQEKYSDKLSSQSNYGLLDTTNDNSSNNKDSSNVDTLIGQFQSKSNNTNANNNNNNSDHLQLNNNSHLTLETIWERYLLLNNIRKRLLYKKQNMINQDNNFNESKLILYPTNKINNNDHNNETWKIDSLKKSKQSELIFNEISLDRYTQKCVEGLQRINLKCEKLEYMMKSMKDTLTLQMNAYQNHKKKLDNEIMKKCKNFPVKEFRDISKENTLSLDIAKQFTNSLKTIMGRKRYFQIIKTSHLENLYNQMNVSQCLAQTTFKQWKKLKEEKHKIQLHSECIRLNKPNKMHHNLWKYDIPDILKILEIFTGWYLDINLFIVLAALAERFDSLESILDNNVHKIGTQSLCLKIRKARELFILIGGLDRKRYFQLSYIFQPIIKLNSGKVTNDTTIINRDLSSMDSYHKPFGHIEMKDLMVFFHAANLSQIHVQQLITYLDNKNNGTIDFVTFLEYLPLFVESHQHIIYNPYLN from the exons ATGAGATATTTTATCAG ACAAATGACAAATAACAATTCATATACCAATACAGAATACTCTACATGGAATCCAGTAATCCATATTGATAAATATCGTATTATTGA TGATCAACAAATTCCAgattatgaaaatatattcaTGGCAGCTTATTTAATTGGACAAGAAAAGTATTCCGATAAATTATCATCTCAATCAAATTATGGATTATTAGatactactaatgataatagtagtaataataaggaTTCCTCTAATGTGGATACACTAATTGGACAATTTCAATCCAAGTCTAATAATACTaatgccaataataataataataatagtgatcatCTTCAACTAAACAATAATAGTCATTTGACCTTAGAAACTATTTGGGAACGATATTTATTACTTAATAATATCCGTAAACGTTTAttatataaaaaacaaaatatgatCAATCaagataataatttcaatgaatcaaaattaattttatatccaacaaataaaatcaataataatgatcataataatgaaaCATGGAAAATTGATTCATTAAAGAAATCTAAACAATCAGAACtgatatttaatgaaatatcatTGGATAGATATACACAGAAATGTGTTGAA GGGTTACAACGTATTAATTTAAAATGTGAAAAACTTGAATATATGATGAAATCAATGAAAGATACTCTTACCTTACAAATGAATGCTTATCAGAACCATAAAA AAAAACTTGacaatgaaattatgaaaaagTGTAAAAATTTTCCAGTGAAGGAGTTTAGagatatttcaaaagaaaatacATTATCT TTGGATATAGCAAAGCAATTCAcaaattcattgaaaacaatCATGGGACGTAAACGATATTTTCAA ATTATTAAAACTTCTCATTTGGAGAATCTTTACAACCAAATGAATGTAAGCCAATGTTTAGCTCAAACTACTTTCAAACAATGGAAAAAGcttaaagaagaaaaacataAAATACAACTACACTCAGAATGTATTCGTTTAAATAAGCCTAATAAAATGCATCATAACTTATGGAAATATGATATACCTGATATATTGAAG ATTTTAGAAATATTTACCGGTTGGTATTTAgatatcaatttatttattgtattggCTGCTTTAGCTGAAAGATTTGACAGTTTAGA ATCCATTCTTGACAATAATGTGCATAAAATTGGTACACAGTCATTGTGTTTGAAAATAAGGAAAGCAAGA GAATTATTCATATTAATCGGTGGATTAGACAGAAAACGATATTTTCAACTATCTTATATTTTTCAACCAATTATCAAACTAAATAGTGGTAAAGTAACCAATGATACAACCATAATTAATAGGGATCTATCTTCAATGGATTCTTATCATAAACCATTCGGACATATTGAAATGAAAGATTTAATGGTCTTCTTTCATGCTGCTAATCTATCGCAAATTCATGTACAACAATTAATTACatatttagataataaaaacaatGGTACCATTGATTTTGTTACATTTTTAGAATATCTTCCTTTATTTGTTGAATCACATCAACACATTATATATAATccatatttaaattaa
- a CDS encoding hypothetical protein (EggNog:ENOG410VMRY) produces the protein MYLFRQMTNNNSYTNTEYSTWNPVIHIDKYRIIDDQQIPDYENIFMAAYLIGQEKYSDKLSSQSNYGLLDTTNDNSSNNKDSSNVDTLIGQFQSKSNNTNANNNNNNSDHLQLNNNSHLTLETIWERYLLLNNIRKRLLYKKQNMINQDNNFNESKLILYPTNKINNNDHNNETWKIDSLKKSKQSELIFNEISLDRYTQKCVEGLQRINLKCEKLEYMMKSMKDTLTLQMNAYQNHKKKLDNEIMKKCKNFPVKEFRDISKENTLSLDIAKQFTNSLKTIMGRKRYFQIIKTSHLENLYNQMNVSQCLAQTTFKQWKKLKEEKHKIQLHSECIRLNKPNKMHHNLWKYDIPDILKRIELDVNDFENAMKNIDKRLKIDSGNFKITDRVI, from the exons ATGTATCTATTTAGACAAATGACAAATAACAATTCATATACCAATACAGAATACTCTACATGGAATCCAGTAATCCATATTGATAAATATCGTATTATTGA TGATCAACAAATTCCAgattatgaaaatatattcaTGGCAGCTTATTTAATTGGACAAGAAAAGTATTCCGATAAATTATCATCTCAATCAAATTATGGATTATTAGatactactaatgataatagtagtaataataaggaTTCCTCTAATGTGGATACACTAATTGGACAATTTCAATCCAAGTCTAATAATACTaatgccaataataataataataatagtgatcatCTTCAACTAAACAATAATAGTCATTTGACCTTAGAAACTATTTGGGAACGATATTTATTACTTAATAATATCCGTAAACGTTTAttatataaaaaacaaaatatgatCAATCaagataataatttcaatgaatcaaaattaattttatatccaacaaataaaatcaataataatgatcataataatgaaaCATGGAAAATTGATTCATTAAAGAAATCTAAACAATCAGAACtgatatttaatgaaatatcatTGGATAGATATACACAGAAATGTGTTGAA GGGTTACAACGTATTAATTTAAAATGTGAAAAACTTGAATATATGATGAAATCAATGAAAGATACTCTTACCTTACAAATGAATGCTTATCAGAACCATAAAA AAAAACTTGacaatgaaattatgaaaaagTGTAAAAATTTTCCAGTGAAGGAGTTTAGagatatttcaaaagaaaatacATTATCT TTGGATATAGCAAAGCAATTCAcaaattcattgaaaacaatCATGGGACGTAAACGATATTTTCAA ATTATTAAAACTTCTCATTTGGAGAATCTTTACAACCAAATGAATGTAAGCCAATGTTTAGCTCAAACTACTTTCAAACAATGGAAAAAGcttaaagaagaaaaacataAAATACAACTACACTCAGAATGTATTCGTTTAAATAAGCCTAATAAAATGCATCATAACTTATGGAAATATGATATACCTGATATATTGAAG AGGATTGAACTTGACGTAAATGACTTTGAGAATGCTatgaaaaatattgataaaagaTTAAAAATTGATAGTGGAAATTTCAAAATAACAGAT CGGGTTATTTAA